The following are from one region of the Salvia hispanica cultivar TCC Black 2014 chromosome 1, UniMelb_Shisp_WGS_1.0, whole genome shotgun sequence genome:
- the LOC125209896 gene encoding interactor of constitutive active ROPs 4-like isoform X2, which translates to MPRTRTAEVAQRPSLRGPANQRTSSADSDPTHVRPRTERSPKIADGRTQSGTLSNPLHQKKLRTRIADLESQLGLAQEELKSLKGHLVSTATAKKTVQDQLERKPKKSQRAPEPLEIEEKHSTSAEARKLSKKDSTKMYEASEEIQEETDVFEVPNEKTALEPKAELEDDELKAKSVSLSAESPVTAEPESPLVDELASKEEEINLLKARLEEKGKEVDVLRQENESMKSQLDEKSLKISSAQSEIDGLNKRLTLASEELEKSKISTAHTNEKLEATEKAKELLENEMKLLRVQTEQWRKAADAAATVLAGDAEANGRRISERCGSMDKLYVSTLDHVGGYTGYVGSPGLMDDRDDVFGGEKRKGIRMLGDLWKKKSHK; encoded by the exons atgcCAAGAACAAG AACAGCAGAAGTAGCTCAACGGCCATCTCTTCGAGGGCCTGCTAATCAGAGGACGTCCAGCGCTGATTCTGATCCAACACATGTTCGTCCGAGGACGGAGAGGAGCCCCAAAATAGCTGATGGTCGGACACAGAGTGGGACGCTGTCTAACCCCTTGCACCAAAAGAAACTAAGAACTCGCATTGCAGATTTGGAATCTCAACTCGGCCTTGCACAGGAGGAGCTCAAGAGTCTGAAGGGTCATTTAGTCTCGACCGCGACTGCCAAAAAGACAGTGCAGGATCAACTCGAAAGGAAACCTAAGAAATCACAGAGGGCTCCCGAGCCATTGGAAATCGAAGAAAAGCATTCCACTTCAGCTGAGGCCCGAAAACTGAGCAAGAAGGATAGTACTAAAATGTATGAAGCATCTGAGGAAATCCAGGAGGAAACTGATGTTTTCGAAGTTCCTAACGAGAAGACAGCATTGGAGCCTAAGGCTGAACTAGAAGATGATGAACTCAAGGCTAAGTCTGTCTCTTTGTCAGCTGAATCACCAGTCACTGCTGAGCCGGAGAGTCCATTGGTTGATGAGTTGGCTTCAAAGGAAGAGGAGATAAACTTGCTGAAAGCCCGTTTAGAAGAGAAGGGGAAAGAAGTGGATGTGCTTCGTCAAGAAAACGAGAGCATGAAGAGCCAGCTCGATGAGAAGTCACTTAAGATATCATCGGCTCAATCTGAGATTGATGGCCTGAACAAAAGGTTAACTTTGGCTAGTGAAGAGCTGGAGAAGAGTAAAATCAGCACTGCCCATACGAACGAGAAGTTAGAAGCGACAGAAAAGGCGAAAGAGTTGCTAGAAAATGAGATGAAGTTGCTTCGTGTACAAACTGAGCAATGGCGAAAAGCAGCGGATGCAGCAGCTACTGTTCTGGCTGGGGATGCGGAGGCGAACGGCAGGAGGATATCGGAGAGATGTGGATCCATGGATAAACTATACGTCAGTACGCTTGATCATGTTGGTGGGTACACGGGTTATGTAGGCTCGCCCGGGCTAATGGACGACAGAGATGACGTTTTTGGAGGTGAAAAGAGGAAAGGCATTAGAATGCTTGGAGATCtgtggaagaagaagagccATAAGTAA
- the LOC125188983 gene encoding uncharacterized protein LOC125188983, whose translation MEPTVGDIAGDIAGNRARNRESHVIPVTTKNLIAQSLLQSSHLGNVPYGGFQKAAKEFGVTRKTVYTIWLEAKKQIQGGLPVNIRDRVKGFKHKDEIQLDTNKVRSLSILERGTIRKMAVKLELSKTTVGRMVKDGRLRPHTNAVKPLLTAPNKLARMKWGLTHVQPVVFNGMLKYHTMHNIVHIDEKCFFMTKTTDRYYLLPDEEEPYRSCKSKGFITKVMFMCAVCRPYIAENGEVIFDGKIGIFPFTTKEPAKRGSKNRPRGTLETKPIQSVNKEVMRECLVQKIIPAIKAKRPKNISKEIFIQRDNARTHINHNDAEFQAVAKTEGCLTEILKVEGGNGYKTPHMKKERLSRLGILPITLEVEEEIVKPAVAYLQQPDNDVSTSYDISGISRAVGF comes from the exons ATGGAGCCTACTGTCGGAGACATCGCCGGAGATATCGCCGGAAACAGAGCCAGAAACAGAGAGTCACACGTCATACCAGTGACCACCAAAAATTTGATAGCTCAAAGTCTGCTACAGTCGAGCCATTTAGGTAATGTGCCATATGGAGGTTTTCAGAAGGCAGCAAAGGAGTTTGGAGTGACCCGGAAGACAGTCTATACGATCTGGTTAGAGGCCAAAAAACAGATCCAGGGTGGACTACCTGTCAACATAAGAGACCGTGTTAAAGGCTTCAAGCACAAAGATGAAATTCAGCTTGATACTAACAAGGTAAGATCTCTTTCAATCCTTGAAAGAGGTACCATCCGTAAGATGGCTGTGAAGCTTGAGTTAAGCAAGACTACCGTAGGCAGGATGGTGAAAGATGGTAGGCTCAGGCCACACACAAATGCAGTTAAGCCACTACTTACTGCCCCAAACAAATTAGCAAGAATGAAATGGGGTCTCACTCATGTTCAACCAGTGGTGTTCAATGGTATGCTCAAATATCACACAATGCACAATATAGTGCACATTGATGAGAAGTGTTTTTTCATGACTAAGACTACGGATAGATACTACCTGCTGCCAGATGAAGAAGAGCCATATAGATCATGTAAGTCAAAAGGATTCATCACGAAGGTCATGTTTATGTGTGCTGTGTGTAGACCATACATTGCAGAAAATGGAGAAGTCATATTTGATGGAAAAATAGGCATTTTTCCATTCACTACTAAAGAGCCAGCAAAGAGAGGTTCCAAGAACAGACCAAGAGGCACCTTAGAGACAAAGCCCATTCAATCAGTGAACAAGGAAGTCATGAGAGAATGCCTCGTTCAAAAG ATCATACCAGCAATCAAGGCTAAAAGGCCAAAGAATATAAGCAAGGAGATATTCATTCAACGAGACAATGCCAGGACACACATAAACCACAATGATGCAGAATTTCAAGCAGTAGCAAAGACAGAGG GTTGTCTTACTGAGATATTGAAGGTGGAAGGGGGAAATGGCTACAAAACTCCACAcatgaaaaaagaaaggttATCAAGGCTGGGGATACTTCCAATCACTTTGGAGGTTGAGGAAGAGATTGTCAAGCCTGCTGTGGCATACCTTCAACAACCTGATAATGATGTCAGCACATCATATGACATCTCAGGTATCAGTAGAGCTGTAGGCTTCTAA
- the LOC125188994 gene encoding aspartic proteinase CDR1-like has product MFGKGCHYSVGYYSGQSSSGLASTETFSFESSLKTRATVSNLVFGCGTSNSGSFPPAISGILGMDREPTSLPRQLGAGIKNRFSYCLSPTTSSYVRFGDEAVIQGRNVQRTPFLETRNKRSTTSYALPLLDLSINGRRLGARFPDGIYIDSGSSLSLLETSVYVAVKNSLASYFASFHDVKRSNAREKFLCYSYAAARPTLPTMFFHFNGANLAAPPVNLFFFPGGNVFCLAALESKTISILGSFQQRNVRFVYDLQQKMLSFAPEDCSRDFHQLGG; this is encoded by the coding sequence ATGTTCGGCAAAGGCTGCCATTACTCTGTTGGCTACTACAGCGGGCAGTCCTCGTCCGGGCTGGCCTCCACCGAGACTTTCTCCTTCGAAAGCAGTCTGAAAACTCGAGCAACAGTGTCGAACCTCGTCTTCGGCTGCGGGACTTCCAACTCCGGGTCTTTCCCGCCGGCGATCAGCGGAATACTGGGGATGGACAGGGAACCGACGTCCTTGCCCCGGCAGCTCGGCGCTGGGATCAAGAACCGGTTCTCCTACTGCCTCTCCCCGACCACATCCTCATACGTCAGGTTCGGGGACGAGGCGGTGATCCAAGGGAGGAACGTGCAGAGGACGCCGTTCCTCGAGACGAGAAACAAACGGAGCACCACTAGCTACGCCCTCCCGTTGTTGGATCTCAGCATCAACGGGAGGAGGCTTGGGGCGAGATTCCCAGATGGAATCTACATAGATTCCGGATCCTCGTTGAGCCTGCTGGAAACGAGCGTGTATGTTGCTGTGAAAAATTCTCTTGCTAGCTATTTTGCCAGTTTTCACGATGTTAAGAGGAGCAATGCACGGGAGAAGTTTCTCTGCTATAGCTATGCGGCGGCACGGCCGACTTTACCGAcaatgttttttcattttaatgggGCTAATTTGGCGGCTCCGCCGGTGAATTTGTTCTTCTTTCCGGGCGGGAATGTGTTCTGTTTGGCGGCGTTGGAGTCGaaaactatttccattttggggtCGTTTCAGCAGAGGAATGTGAGGTTTGTGTATGATTTGCAGCAGAAGATGCTGTCGTTTGCTCCTGAGGATTGTTCTAGAGACTTCCATCAGCTTGGAGGCTGA
- the LOC125209896 gene encoding interactor of constitutive active ROPs 4-like isoform X1, which produces MPRTSRTAEVAQRPSLRGPANQRTSSADSDPTHVRPRTERSPKIADGRTQSGTLSNPLHQKKLRTRIADLESQLGLAQEELKSLKGHLVSTATAKKTVQDQLERKPKKSQRAPEPLEIEEKHSTSAEARKLSKKDSTKMYEASEEIQEETDVFEVPNEKTALEPKAELEDDELKAKSVSLSAESPVTAEPESPLVDELASKEEEINLLKARLEEKGKEVDVLRQENESMKSQLDEKSLKISSAQSEIDGLNKRLTLASEELEKSKISTAHTNEKLEATEKAKELLENEMKLLRVQTEQWRKAADAAATVLAGDAEANGRRISERCGSMDKLYVSTLDHVGGYTGYVGSPGLMDDRDDVFGGEKRKGIRMLGDLWKKKSHK; this is translated from the exons atgcCAAGAACAAG TAGAACAGCAGAAGTAGCTCAACGGCCATCTCTTCGAGGGCCTGCTAATCAGAGGACGTCCAGCGCTGATTCTGATCCAACACATGTTCGTCCGAGGACGGAGAGGAGCCCCAAAATAGCTGATGGTCGGACACAGAGTGGGACGCTGTCTAACCCCTTGCACCAAAAGAAACTAAGAACTCGCATTGCAGATTTGGAATCTCAACTCGGCCTTGCACAGGAGGAGCTCAAGAGTCTGAAGGGTCATTTAGTCTCGACCGCGACTGCCAAAAAGACAGTGCAGGATCAACTCGAAAGGAAACCTAAGAAATCACAGAGGGCTCCCGAGCCATTGGAAATCGAAGAAAAGCATTCCACTTCAGCTGAGGCCCGAAAACTGAGCAAGAAGGATAGTACTAAAATGTATGAAGCATCTGAGGAAATCCAGGAGGAAACTGATGTTTTCGAAGTTCCTAACGAGAAGACAGCATTGGAGCCTAAGGCTGAACTAGAAGATGATGAACTCAAGGCTAAGTCTGTCTCTTTGTCAGCTGAATCACCAGTCACTGCTGAGCCGGAGAGTCCATTGGTTGATGAGTTGGCTTCAAAGGAAGAGGAGATAAACTTGCTGAAAGCCCGTTTAGAAGAGAAGGGGAAAGAAGTGGATGTGCTTCGTCAAGAAAACGAGAGCATGAAGAGCCAGCTCGATGAGAAGTCACTTAAGATATCATCGGCTCAATCTGAGATTGATGGCCTGAACAAAAGGTTAACTTTGGCTAGTGAAGAGCTGGAGAAGAGTAAAATCAGCACTGCCCATACGAACGAGAAGTTAGAAGCGACAGAAAAGGCGAAAGAGTTGCTAGAAAATGAGATGAAGTTGCTTCGTGTACAAACTGAGCAATGGCGAAAAGCAGCGGATGCAGCAGCTACTGTTCTGGCTGGGGATGCGGAGGCGAACGGCAGGAGGATATCGGAGAGATGTGGATCCATGGATAAACTATACGTCAGTACGCTTGATCATGTTGGTGGGTACACGGGTTATGTAGGCTCGCCCGGGCTAATGGACGACAGAGATGACGTTTTTGGAGGTGAAAAGAGGAAAGGCATTAGAATGCTTGGAGATCtgtggaagaagaagagccATAAGTAA
- the LOC125188987 gene encoding aspartic proteinase CDR1-like, producing MPSINIFFLIFALLFLRRPTSSSAFTLKLVHRDFPESPLYHPNLTTAQRFLKHAEISLARASLFENHVHAEIASRGVTWMQCKPCTRCFRQNNPVFEPKKSSSYKPISKKHPLAKGFDCSFFGSGCSYSIKYYSGQFSKGPVATETFTFDSTLKRPASVANLVFGCGTSNGGPYPPQVSGILGMDKKPTSLPRQLGSSIKYRFSYCLSPTAASYVRFGDEAVIRGRNVQRTPFLETKNKRSTTSYALPLMDLSINGRRLGARFPEGIYIDSGSSMSLLETSAFIAVKNSLISYFARFRDVKRYTGPIASDLYVCFQYAGAQPSLPAMGFHFNGADMVVPPQNLFFFTHGNVFCLKALESKTISILGAFQQRNFRFVFDLQQKMLSFAPEDCSKDFQQLG from the exons ATGCCTTCAATCAACATCTTTTTCCTCATCTTTGCCCTCTTGTTCCTCCGACGCCCGACGTCCTCGTCCGCCTTCACCTTGAAGCTCGTCCACCGCGACTTCCCCGAATCCCCTCTATACCATCCGAACCTTACAACCGCGCAACGCTTCCTCAAACATGCCGAGATATCCCTTGCCCGCGCCTCCCTTTTCGAGAACCACGTCCACGCCGAGATCGCCTCCCG TGGCGTCACATGGATGCAATGCAAGCCCTGCACCCGCTGCTTCAGGCAGAACAACCCTGTTTTCGAGCCGAAGAAGTCGAGCAGCTATAAGCCGATCAGCAAAAAACACCCCCTCGCCAAAGGCTTCGACTGCTCCTTCTTCGGCAGTGGCTGCAGCTACTCTATCAAATACTACAGTGGCCAGTTCTCAAAGGGTCCGGTCGCCACAGAGACATTCACATTCGACAGCACCTTGAAAAGGCCCGCATCTGTAGCAAACCTCGTATTCGGCTGCGGGACCTCCAACGGCGGGCCATACCCGCCGCAGGTCAGCGGGATACTCGGGATGGACAAGAAGCCGACGTCGCTGCCTCGTCAGCTCGGCTCATCGATCAAGTACCGATTCTCGTACTGCCTCTCCCCGACCGCGGCCTCATACGTCCGGTTTGGAGACGAGGCCGTGATCCGGGGGAGGAACGTGCAGAGGACGCCGTTCCTCGAGACGAAAAACAAGCGGAGCACCACTAGCTACGCCCTCCCGTTGATGGATCTCAGCATCAACGGGAGGAGGCTCGGGGCGAGATTCCCCGAGGGAATCTACATAGATTCCGGATCCTCGATGAGCCTGCTGGAGACGAGTGCATTTATAGCTGTGAAAAATTCTCTGATCAGTTATTTTGCGAGGTTTCGGGATGTGAAGAGGTATACAGGGCCGATTGCTTCGGACTTGTATGTGTGTTTTCAATATGCGGGAGCGCAGCCGAGTTTACCGGCGATGGGGTTTCATTTTAACGGGGCGGATATGGTTGTGCCACCGCAGAATTTGTTCTTCTTCACGCATGGGAATGTGTTCTGTTTGAAGGCGTTGGAGTCGAAGACTATTTCGATTTTGGGGGCATTTCAGCAGAGGAATTTCAGGTTTGTATTTGATTTGCAGCAGAAGATGCTGTCCTTTGCTCCTGAGGACTGTTCTAAAGACTTCCAACAGCTTGGCTGA
- the LOC125189001 gene encoding berberine bridge enzyme-like 8, with translation MNIFTLPLILLLLTISISQAAAAASSAAAADKFLHCLHKKFSNYSSVSSNVYTPINASFSSTVKYSIHNLRFASDSTPKPSVIVTPDHESLIPPLLRCAKRSKLQIRTRSGGHDYEGLSSFATQEVPFLILDLINLRKIDIDVGRKTAWVGAGATVGELYYRIAEKSPVLGFPAGIGPAVGVGGQFSGGGYGTMHRKYGLSADNVVDARIVNARGRILDRKSMGEDLFWAIRGGGGASFGVITAWKVKLVDVPETVTVFKVNRVLEQNATQIVHRWQSVAPELDKDLFIGIMLYRLNSSAGNMTINANFYSLFLGGADRLLAIMGESFPELGLVREDCFEVSWLQSTVFMGGYSVDTSPEVLLDRARAKGYWKGKSNYVQEPMPESGLEGVWKLLFGAEAEFVLVAMNAYGGKMAEICDSAIPFPHRAGNLFKLLLMVLWREENNKYADKYIDWSREFDEYLTPYVSSNPRAAYLNYRDLDLGVNNVVGKTSYEQASRWGKRYYKGNFDRLVRIKSVVDPKNFFKNEQSIPPVHSRFG, from the coding sequence ATGAACATTTTCACTCTCCCTttgattcttcttcttctcacaATCTCAATCTCAcaagcagcagcagcagcatcatcagcagcagcagcagacAAATTTCTCCATTGTCTCCACAAAAAATTCAGCAACTACTCCTCCGTCTCCAGCAACGTCTACACCCCAATCAACGCCTCCTTCTCCTCCACCgtcaaatactccatccacAATCTCCGATTCGCATCCGACTCCACCCCAAAACCCTCCGTCATTGTCACCCCTGACCACGAATCCCTAATCCCTCCCCTCCTCCGCTGCGCCAAACGGAGCAAGCTCCAGATCAGAACCCGAAGCGGCGGCCATGATTACGAGGGCCTATCCTCCTTCGCAACGCAGGAAGTCCCCTTCCTCATCCTCGACTTGATAAATCTAAGAAAAATTGATATCGATGTTGGCCGGAAAACCGCCTGGGTCGGCGCCGGCGCCACCGTCGGGGAGCTCTACTACCGGATCGCGGAGAAAAGCCCAGTTCTCGGGTTCCCGGCGGGGATCGGCCCCGCCGTCGGCGTCGGCGGCCAGTTCAGCGGCGGCGGCTATGGCACCATGCACCGGAAGTACGGCCTCTCGGCCGACAACGTCGTCGACGCGAGAATAGTCAACGCCCGCGGCAGGATCCTTGACCGGAAGTCGATGGGCGAGGATCTGTTCTGGGCGATCAGAGGCGGCGGTGGGGCCAGCTTCGGCGTGATCACTGCTTGGAAAGTCAAACTGGTGGACGTTCCTGAGACGGTCACTGTTTTCAAAGTCAACAGGGTGCTGGAGCAGAACGCGACTCAGATCGTCCACCGCTGGCAGAGCGTGGCGCCGGAATTGGACAAGGATTTGTTCATTGGCATCATGTTGTATAGATTGAATTCGAGCGCGGGAAACATGACGATCAATGCGAATTTCTATTCGTTGTTTCTCGGTGGGGCCGACCGGTTGTTGGCAATCATGGGGGAGAGCTTCCCCGAGCTAGGGTTGGTGAGAGAAGACTGCTTTGAAGTGAGCTGGCTTCAGTCGACCGTGTTTATGGGCGGGTACTCCGTTGACACTTCGCCCGAAGTTCTGCTGGATAGAGCTCGGGCGAAGGGTTATTGGAAGGGGAAGTCCAACTACGTGCAGGAGCCCATGCCCGAGTCGGGTTTGGAAGGTGTGTGGAAGTTGTTGTTTGGAGCAGAGGCGGAGTTTGTGCTAGTGGCGATGAATGCTTATGGTGGGAAAATGGCAGAGATTTGCGACTCTGCCATTCCATTTCCCCACAGGGCGggaaatttatttaagttgTTATTAATGGTGTTGTGGCGGGAAGAGAACAATAAGTATGCGGACAAGTACATAGATTGGAGTAGGGAGTTTGATGAGTACTTGACTCCTTACGTTTCGAGTAATCCGAGGGCAGCATATCTCAACTACAGAGATCTTGATCTCGGAGTCAACAATGTTGTTGGTAAGACAAGCTACGAACAAGCTAGCCGTTGGGGGAAGAGATATTACAAGGGTAATTTCGATCGTCTTGTGAGGATTAAGTCTGTTGTTGATCCTAAAAATTTCTTCAAGAACGAACAGAGCATCCCTCCGGTGCACTCGAGGTTTGGCTGA
- the LOC125218731 gene encoding polyphenol oxidase I, chloroplastic-like: MASLQSSLVLLSTNHKPPSTAARRFHVSCSSGGRGGGGVDRRDMLLGLGGLYGATAANLNARADPIQPPDMKVCGVPEVGGVPLDVNCCPPVSDAIKDYVLPPVGTLRVRPAAHRLHRHHHGHLAKYEEAVRRMRALDKTDPDDPRGFTQQANVHCAYCNNAYDQAGTDIPLSIHFSWLFFPWHRWYLYFYERILGKLIQDPTFALPFWNWDNPRGMHLPLIFDNEKSPLYDANRNPLHRPPAVVDLQYTNDKPEPIDDERLVRNNLASMYKEMMRVRKPEDFMGQSYVAGDEVPPPAKAGTVERGSHTSIHRWVGDPSNPYHEDLGNFYSAGRDPAFYSHHSNVDRMWTIWRGLRTRVPKAIYDPDYLNAAFLFYDENKELVRVRAGDALDNRKMGYEYEDVDVPWLYFRPPRRAAGVKIKDISKTAQRPEKVFPLTLSRIARVLVSKTAPGAADEDLVVEHIHANPDEFVKFDVYVNSEEDDPKDVDNAEYAGTFAKLPHRGGRGGHHSHDKGKGSVRFSLKELYEDINIDGDDEEVVVTIVPRANGRHVTIGGIKIVKA, encoded by the coding sequence ATGGCTTCCCTTCAATCTTCCTTAGTGTTGCTCTCCACCAATCACAAACCCCCCTCCACCGCTGCAAGACGCTTCCACGTGTCATGCAGTAGTGGAGGCAGAGGTGGAGGCGGTGTAGACCGCAGAGACATGCTTTTAGGACTAGGAGGTCTCTACGGTGCTACAGCCGCTAACCTCAATGCCCGGGCCGATCCGATCCAGCCGCCGGACATGAAGGTTTGTGGAGTCCCTGAAGTCGGCGGGGTGCCTCTGGACGTGAACTGTTGCCCACCCGTGTCGGACGCGATAAAAGACTACGTCCTCCCGCCAGTGGGGACCCTGCGCGTGAGGCCGGCCGCGCATAGGCTCCACCGGCACCACCATGGACACCTAGCCAAGTACGAGGAAGCCGTAAGACGGATGAGGGCGTTGGACAAGACCGACCCGGACGACCCCCGGGGCTTCACGCAGCAGGCCAACGTCCACTGCGCGTATTGCAACAACGCCTACGACCAGGCCGGGACCGACATCCCCCTCTCCATCCACTTCTCATGGTTGTTCTTCCCTTGGCATAGATGGTACTTGTATTTCTACGAAAGGATCTTGGGGAAGTTGATCCAAGACCCTACCTTCGCCTTGCCCTTCTGGAACTGGGACAACCCGAGGGGCATGCATCTACCGTTGATCTTCGACAACGAGAAATCCCCTCTCTACGACGCCAACCGTAACCCTCTCCACCGACCTCCCGCCGTCGTCGACCTGCAGTACACAAACGACAAGCCGGAACCGATTGACGATGAAAGGCTGGTGAGGAACAATCTAGCTTCAATGTATAAAGAAATGATGAGGGTTCGCAAACCTGAAGACTTTATGGGGCAGAGTTATGTGGCAGGGGATGAGGTCCCACCCCCTGCCAAGGCAGGGACAGTAGAGCGGGGGTCCCACACCAGCATCCACCGCTGGGTGGGGGACCCCAGCAATCCCTACCATGAAGACCTAGGAAACTTCTACTCTGCAGGGCGGGACCCGGCTTTCTACTCCCATCACTCCAACGTTGACCGAATGTGGACTATATGGAGAGGCCTCAGGACCAGAGTCCCGAAAGCCATTTACGACCCGGACTACCTTAATGCGGCCTTCTTGTTCTACGACGAGAACAAGGAGCTTGTGCGTGTCAGGGCCGGGGACGCCCTCGACAACAGGAAAATGGGGTACGAGTACGAGGACGTCGACGTGCCTTGGTTGTACTTCCGGCCTCCCAGGAGGGCGGCCGGGGTTAAAATCAAGGACATCTCGAAAACTGCGCAAAGGCCAGAAAAGGTGTTCCCACTCACACTCAGCAGGATTGCTAGGGTTTTGGTCTCGAAAACCGCCCCCGGCGCAGCTGACGAGGATTTAGTGGTGGAGCACATACACGCCAACCCTGACGAATTTGTGAAGTTCGACGTCTACGTCAACAGCGAAGAAGACGACCCGAAGGACGTCGACAACGCCGAATACGCCGGGACCTTCGCGAAGCTTCCGCATAGGGGCGGCCGCGGTGGCCATCACTCGCATGATAAGGGGAAAGGATCGGTTAGGTTTAGCTTGAAGGAACTGTACGAGGACATTAATATCGATGGCGACGACGAGGAGGTCGTCGTCACCATTGTTCCGCGGGCTAACGGCCGCCACGTCACCATTGGTGGTATCAAAATCGTCAAGGCTTGA